From Penicillium psychrofluorescens genome assembly, chromosome: 6, one genomic window encodes:
- a CDS encoding uncharacterized protein (ID:PFLUO_008887-T1.cds;~source:funannotate): protein MVASRTPSRPRKSKCDPGIPRCAPCVRSDAKCVYYDSTRDTTIPRTYIVSLREKARKLERELATAEKQIQHSADAELMVRGAGRIRFQENDEPRYLGASSGIAITRLVMEMAKQNTDSKSIKDVVPDFTAQEIKAAFAQEDSKPTSKVYPMISSIPQANLPPQNLTCKLIDLFIAKGTWVFQDLGSNRSLVQVLETDWLYTAQALLPTLHEPTFRQDVEDVFNGSNDPCQNFQLRMVIAISMQKLSPQYAGLADSYYLAALPFLEPTLKLMDLKALQCLALIAQYSILTPTRTASYWVTGMAVKLCQELGFTEEATITKSRSGKPLNPLEIDMRRRLFWIVSSMELGLSHSLGRPNCNSVSHDHINVKFFELVDDRHITSEGIVPGAKPVLPKCIAIHFFKMRLLQMEVRRMLYLNKRDTPADDQDPWFARMLAKIDHWVASCPKHDDGSGLNAQWFQGRRNTIVILMYRPSPQVPEPSVNAAKICYDAAVFNVAMHREQMVTSSVDMTWIFTQSLFMALNTVLWTLSYPEIRKEHPMEEVQGHLDTALEVIVFAAERWPGVESALLLYKRLIIACLKAYNTEESFVVHSPSNHPTPTSSLGLTTPPPMSSPSSSTTASHYSKTHRANPSTGDNSSIGVFSRGPSADPAPFTQETTPPIMAHDHFKSTQVSPVAPLFGMQASPTAQGLATQYPPQTYSAPAAVYPESSIDPNTPYNTMPSVVPGLQGWDPHFSLASTTASHLAYIDATCDPMNWTASIGDQYSQYFNEPFPVPPWRERTLSQQEQIELMASLEQNIPDVSAQLVNESNAFYQS from the exons ATGGTCGCATCGCGCACACCCTCACGGCCT CGCAAATCCAAATGCGACCCGGGAATCCCTCGATGTGCGCCCTGCGTGCGAAGCGATGCCAAGTGCGTATACTATGATTCCACTCGAgacaccaccatcccgcGGACCTATATTGTGTCCCTCCGAGAGAAGGCGCGGAAATTAGAGAGGGAACTTGCAACGGCGGAGAAACAGATTCAGCATTCTGCCGATGCCGAATTGATGGTCCGGGGCGCAGGTCGCATCCGATTCCAAGAGAATGACGAACCGCGATATCTTGGGGCCTCCAGCGGGATTGCCATCACCCGGTTGGTCATGGAAATGGCCAAACAGAACACTGATTCGAAGAGTATCAAAGACGTGGTGCCCGACTTCACGGCCCAAGAGATAAAGGCGGCCTTTGCACAGGAAGATTCGAAGCCAACCTCGAAGGTATACCCTATGATCAGCTCGATCCCTCAAGCCAATCTGCCTCCGCAGAATTTGACGTGCAAGTTGATCGATTTGTTCATCGCGAAAGGTACGTGGGTCTTCCAGGACCTGGGATCCAACCGGTCTCTTGTGCAAGTGCTTGAGACTGATTGGCTCTATACAGCACAAGCCTTGCTTCCAACTCTACACGAGCCCACATTTCGGCAAGATGTGGAAGATGTCTTCAACGGATCCAATGATCCCTGCCAGAATTTTCAACTGCGGATGGTCATTGCCATCAGTATGCAAAAGCTTAGCCCACAATATGCCGGCTTAGCCGACAGTTACTATCTGGCTGCCTTGCCTTTCCTGGAGCCGACCTTGAAATTAATGGACCTGAAAGCCTTACAATGCCTTGCGCTGATTGCACAATATTCCATACTGACACCCACCCGGACAGCATCGTATTGGGTCACAGGAATGGCCGTGAAACTGTGCCAGGAATTGGGCTTTACCGAAGAGGCTACCATCACCAAATCCAGAAGTGGGAAACCTTTGAATCCCCTGGAGATTGACATGCGCCGAAGGTTATTTTGGATCGTATCGTCAATGGAATTGGGGCTCTCCCACAGCCTTGGTCGCCCAAACTGCAACAGTGTCAGCCACGATCATATCAACGTGAAATTCTTCGAGTTGGTGGACGACCGCCATATCACATCCGAGGGAATTGTCCCAGGAGCCAAGCCCGTCCTGCCCAAGTGTATCGCAATCCACTTTTTCAAGATGCGACTGCTGCAGATGGAGGTTCGGCGGATGCTTTACCTCAACAAGCGCGACACCCCGGCCGATGATCAAGATCCGTGGTTCGCCCGAATGTTGGCTAAAATCGACCACTGGGTGGCATCGTGCCCCAAACATGATGATGGCAGCGGGCTGAACGCGCAATG GTTTCAAGGCAGGAGAAACACAATTGTGATTCTCATGTATCGGCCATCCCCCCAGGTGCCTGAGCCATCCGTCAACGCTGCAAAAATATGCTATGATGCGGCCGTCTTCAATGTTGCCATGCACCGGGAACAGATGGTCACCAGCTCTGTTGACATGACCTGGATCTTCACCCAATCCCTTTTCATGGCTTTGAATACCGTCTTGTGGACCCTTTCATATCCTGAAATCCGAAAGGAGCACCCGATGGAGGAAGTCCAAGGTCATCTGGACACCGCGCTTGAGGTGATCGTCTTTGCGGCCGAGAGGTGGCCAGGCGTCGAGTCGGCCTTGCTTCTCTACAAACGTCTTATCATTGCTTGTCTCAAGGCCTACAACACCGAAGAGTCGTTTGTTGTGCACTCGCCTTCCAACCATCCGACCCCGACTTCATCACTGGGCCTCACGACCCCACCACCAATGTCAAGCCCTTCAAGTTCCACGACTGCCTCTCATTATTCAAAAACCCATCGGGCCAACCCGTCTACGGGTGATAATTCCTCGATCGGTGTCTTTTCAAGGGGCCCATCCGCCGATCCAGCCCCTTTTACTCAAGAGACCACGCCTCCGATCATGGCTCATGATCATTTCAAATCTACGCAAGTTTCGCCAGTGGCTCCTCTGTTCGGAATGCAAGCCTCGCCTACAGCTCAAGGCCTAGCAACTCAGTATCCGCCCCAAACATACAGTGCGCCGGCCGCCGTGTATCCGGAATCCTCCATCGATCCCAATACCCCTTATAACACGATGCCTTCGGTTGTCCCGGGTCTTCAAGGCTGGGATCCTCATTTCTCGCTGGCCTCGACGACCGCGAGCCATCTGGCGTACATTGACGCCACCTGTGATCCCATGAATTGGACGGCCTCTATCGGCGATCAGTACTCTCAATATTTCAATGAGCCATTCCCCGTGCCTCCCTGGCGGGAGCGTACGCTCAGCCAGCAGGAACAGATCGAGCTCATGGCGTCGCTCGAGCAGAATATTCCCGATGTATCTGCTCAGTTGGTGAACGAGTCCAATGCATTCTATCAGTCATGA
- a CDS encoding uncharacterized protein (ID:PFLUO_008888-T1.cds;~source:funannotate), whose product MPATATTFLDNPLLKVSRPVAACSRCRTAKIKCDGKLPACSACERVGKASSCSGASDEFAKGKERSYVASLEGYCEKLEKKVARLRARQDLLSAEGSNTIAREVSITSTASAGPPGPAHRREASDIDDLVGDFGFLSVNATSRDFHGITSSTSFANLLLSVAIVELPPPPPPSHSLPARHEAMPLLQHYFDNIFIQLPFFVETNFWTSVDAVYQSQGRFAKPFDQWMLRMVLAIASASVSYHNNDECHKRALALVSEALKYSEDVLRPGSISGIQSILLLAQYSLVDPGRFRSWYLVGMAVRVMVDLGLHQDPPAEVLSNADRLDIRRRVFHCIYSLDRGMSTALGRTFSFSDASVNVELLTDSTSGRSTADESPFFLRSPVPALHIVKIRQILSNGYQEMYCSGRDPSPQSLLMTWTLCSRVRDWYHQRPKNAPSHFSLLYRLELLYTMIILLSPSHRYPILCDYNKALLFDRSMDYISQIHQVLENPSILPFVTFLDIQRVYQVGQKFVEVLSENFDLLLSPVVPLPPPVPAGTPDPPMLGEEDRINCRPRAIRCLAYVRDLMKYSTRKWDLSYLLEKFEQSSAPLEERLVQSSVGYLPSQGIYTQAPSSGLPLAGNGYSAYHLG is encoded by the exons ATGCCCGCAACTGCCACGACCTTCCTGGACAACCCGCTGCTCAAAGTCAGCCGCCCGGTCGCCGCCTGCTCGCGATGTCGCACGGCGAAGATCAAATGTGACGGCAAGCTCCCCGCCTGCTCGGCCTGCGAACGCGTCGGGAAAGCCAGCAGCTGCTCTGGGGCCAGTGATGAGTTCGCCAAAGGCAAAGAGAGGAGCTATGTGGCCTCGCTGGAGGGCTACTGTGAGAAattggagaagaaggtcgccCGACTCCGGGCCCGCCAGGACTTGCTCTCGGCAGAAGGCAGCAACACCATTGCGCGGGAGGTGTCCATTACCTCCACTGCATCGGCTGGTCCGCCGGGCCCAGCCCATCGCAGAGAGGCCTCAGATATTGATGATCTAGTGGGAGATTTTGGCTTCCT ATCAGTCAATGCGACCTCACGCGACTTTCACGGCATCACCTCGAGCACCTCCTTCGCCAACCTGCTCCTCTCGGTCGCTATCGTGGAgctgccgccgccaccacccccgTCACACTCGCTTCCTGCGCGGCATGAAGCCATGCCCCTGCTCCAGCACTACTTTGACAATATCTTCATCCAGCTGCCTTTCTTCGTCGAGACAAACTTCTGGACGTCGGTGGATGCAGTGTATCAGTCGCAAGGCCGCTTCGCCAAACCATTTGACCAATGGATGCTGCGCATGGTTCTCGCCATTGCGTCGGCCTCGGTGTCATATCACAATAATGATGAATGCCACAAACGAGCGTTAGCTTTAGTGTCAGAGGCTCTAAAATACTCCGAAGACGTTCTTCGCCCGGGCTCTATTTCGGGGATACAGTCCATCCTGCTTCTCGCTCAGTACTCCCTGGTTGACCCAGGGCGCTTTCGGAGCTGGTATCTCGTTGGAATGGCTGTGAGGGTCATGGTGGACTTGGGTCTGCATCAGGATCCTCCCGCCGAGGTGCTATCCAACGCAGACCGGCTGGACATTCGCCGCCGCGTGTTCCATTGTATATATAGTCTCGACAG AGGAATGAGTACCGCCCTGGGACGAACCTTTTCGTTCTCGGATGCCTCCGTGAATGTCGAGTTGCTGACTGACAGCACGTCCGGTCGCTCCACAGCCGACGAAAGccctttcttcttgcgaAGCCCAGTGCCGGCATTACACATTGTGAAAATCAGACAAATTCTGTCGAATGGATACCAGGAAATGTATTGCAGTGGGCGCGATCCGTCCCCACAGTCCTTGTTGATGACATGGACTCTGTGCTCTCGGGTGAGAGACTGGTACCACCAGCGGCCCAAGAACGCACCCAGCCACTTTTCCCTCCTGTATAGACTCGAACTGCTATACACCATGATCATCCTGTTGTCGCCTTCTCATCGATACCCTATCCTGTGCGATTACAACAAGGCTCTCCTATTCGACCGATCCATGGATTACATCAGTCAGATCCACCAGGTACTGGAAAACCCCAGCATTCTACCATTCGTGaccttcctcgacatccaaCGCGTATACCAGGTAGGCCAAAAGTTCGTCGAGGTCCTGTCTGAAAACTTCGATCTCTTGCTGAGCCCGGTGGTGCCCCTTCCTCCGCCGGTGCCAGCCGGCACGCCTGACCCGCCGAtgttgggcgaggaggaccgTATCAACTGCCGTCCTCGCGCGATCCGCTGTCTGGCGTACGTGCGCGACCTGATGAAATACAGCACCCGGAAGTGGGACCTGTCATatctgctggagaagttTGAGCAGTCGTCTGCGCCGTTGGAGGAGCGGTTGGTCCAAAGTTCCGTAGGGTATTTGCCCAGCCAGGGGATCTACACGCAGGCGCCGTCGTCGGGGTTGCCGCTGGCCGGCAATGGGTACTCGGCGTATCACCTGGGATAG
- a CDS encoding uncharacterized protein (ID:PFLUO_008889-T1.cds;~source:funannotate) — MKASFFAAMAAMATSAIAAPASSLPGLGSITKSLNLNSITKDLKIGDITQELNLNKLPVISSLQDLTDAAEQKKAGRVPTGSTGHLLQDLGPELDNILVVTGPKVGSLLIQLSPEVTALVSSLGLPGLGAPLGAVVASASSLGGVVTGLGPHVDGLVTVLGTDVGALLVGLSPELAGLLSGLGLPGVGVPVGSVVATLGTNLKRDVASNGRIIGGLAPQVKDTLLIVGPDAKHLLVQLSPEVAALVSGLGLASVGVPLGSVVATAGNGVGKLVDDLATPVEQLLEVTDTDSSQLLVKLSPEVAALVAGLGLPAPGVSVGAVVATVGANL, encoded by the coding sequence ATGAAGGCCtctttcttcgccgccatggccgccatggctaCTTCGGCCATTGCCGCCCCTGCCTCCAGCCTGCCCGGCCTGGGCTCCATCACCAAGAGCCTGAACCTGAACAGCATCACCAAGGACCTGAAGATCGGTGACATCACCCAGGAGCTCAACCTGAACAAGCTGCCCGTCATCAGCAGCCTCCAGGACCTGACCGATGCTgccgagcagaagaaggccggccGCGTGCCCACCGGTTCCACCggccacctcctccaggaCCTGGGCCCTGAGCTCGACAACATCCTGGTGGTGACCGGCCCCAAGGTTGGCTCTCTCCTGATCCAGCTCAGCCCCGAGGTGACTGCTCTCGTCAGCAGCCTGGGTCTGCCCGGCCTCGGTGCCCCTCTGGGTGCCGTTGTTGCCTCTGCCAGCTCTCTGGGCGGTGTTGTCACCGGCCTGGGCCCCCACGTCGACGGCCTGGTGACCGTCCTCGGTACTGATGTCGGTGCTCTGCTGGTCGGTCTGTCCCCCGAGCTTGCCGGACTCCTCTCTGGCCTTGGTCTCCCCGGCGTCGGTGTTCCCGTCGGCTCGGTCGTTGCTACTCTCGGCACCAACCTGAAGCGTGACGTTGCCAGCAACGGCCGGATCATCGGTGGCCTCGCCCCACAGGTCAAGGACACCCTCCTGATTGTCGGCCCTGACGCCAAGcacctcctcgtccagctctcCCCCGAGGTCGCTGCCCTGGTCTCCGGTCTTGGCCTGGCCTCCGTCGGTGTTCCCCTCGGCTCCGTTGTTGCCACCGCTGGCAACGGCGTCGGCAAGCTCGTCGATGACCTGGCCACCCCCGTGgagcagctcctcgaggtcACCGACACCGACAGcagccagctcctcgtcAAGCTGTCCCCCGAGGTCGCTGCCCTggttgctggccttggcctccCGGCCCCCGGCGTCTCGGTTGGCGCTGTCGTCGCCACCGTTGGCGCGAACCTGTAA
- a CDS encoding uncharacterized protein (ID:PFLUO_008890-T1.cds;~source:funannotate), protein MSPGDTFDSPFSLSRRSTIGKFTEHTITACFIAIAWYNALELIVLCFTTFKRYGGCYFWCLLIASISIIPFALGYLLIIYNIYDNLFPVAMELIAWCGMVTGQSLVLWSRLHLVVHNPAILRYTLAMIITCAIIFHIPASVLELGSHSNESDLFSKGFSVFERIQLVGFSLQEVILSAIYSWEAVRLLNLRPRGDYKGILIQLLVVNMIMVCMDAAIIGVQYSGLFDIHVTLKAMCYSIKLKLEYAVLGKLVVFAEMSGSNSAPTDLSDFVDLSYHHNNPLAQEDDESRTRSAGESPDRRVQISSKGSSSVPLRFSSCLEAETRRHEM, encoded by the coding sequence ATGTCCCCCGGCGACACATTCGACAGTCCCTTTAGCCTGTCACGACGTTCCACGATTGGGAAGTTCACCGAACACACGATCACGGCGTgtttcatcgccatcgcgTGGTACAATGCCCTGGAACTTATCGTCCTCTGCTTTACGACGTTCAAGCGGTATGGCGGGTGCTACTTCTGGTGCCTGCTCATCGCCTCGATCAGCATCATTCCCTTTGCGCTGGGATACCTCTTGATCATCTATAATATCTACGACAACCTCTTCCCCGTGGCGATGGAGTTGATCGCGTGGTGCGGGATGGTCACAGGCCAGTCCCTTGTCCTGTGGTCGCGATTGCATCTCGTCGTGCACAACCCAGCCATCCTCCGATACACTCTGGCCATGATCATCACCtgcgccatcatcttccacatcccGGCCTCGGTCCTGGAGCTCGGCTCCCACTCCAATGAATCCGATCTGTTCAGCAAAGGATTCAGTGTCTTCGAGCGCATCCAGCTTGTGGGGTTTTCTCTGCAAGAAGTCATTCTGTCCGCCATCTACTCCTGGGAGGCAGTCCGTCTGCTCAACCTCCGCCCGCGCGGCGACTACAAGGGCATTTTGATCCAGCTGCTCGTGGTCAACATGATCATGGTCTGCATGGAcgccgccatcatcggcgtGCAGTACTCCGGCCTTTTCGATATCCATGTCACCCTCAAGGCCATGTGCTATAGTATCAAACTCAAACTCGAATATGCCGTTCTGGGCAAGTTGGTCGTCTTCGCGGAGATGTCAGGCAGCAATTCGGCGCCCACCGACCTGTCGGATTTCGTGGACCTGTCCTACCACCATAACAACCCACTCGCTcaggaggacgatgagagTCGCACGAGAAGTGCTGGCGAGAGCCCCGATCGCCGTGTGcagatctcctcgaaggGTTCCTCCTCTGTCCCGCTGCGGTTTAGCTCTTGTCTGGAGGCGGAGACCAGACGGCACGAGATGTAA
- a CDS encoding uncharacterized protein (ID:PFLUO_008891-T1.cds;~source:funannotate) — MSSKAVNRPTDTKQKEKDINQKLQWFGMYHAFKNSKLPSNKQCDIALNSALTSKVLTSPPAELSAEGKVLVRDLRNVIEQAKKLLLSKNEGELLQEFIWQSQQISAGNLNTSVPVDKETGKQDGQKTVEGLKTLGTLLITNGEFRKILSDATVLIKDIAADASQKAADQVRPSEDQLAQIDEPAEANVWHEKPNISKEDMKSKFQRKKGDKSSIASNNDDASVAQSDMSKDSRAREYAEKTKNYLSDKVPKERREQIIWRLKKMVIEVQGHADYQQAIETLLSIAEKYAGHTKSVGQQSSGNLKDFRGTDSVQAAENCLRTLIERFANNTSLSDFFDSLNKIYTDADKDPELRGWFKNVDTYIRKCLREQGFIMEDEANRQWNELYDKGRYLLRERYRDHTNRIGDEIKFLADQFDKDAQNKALAESIQQLFKDLGRNTGGEVVFKQDLLKDVGNIILPGIFENVRYVPIPRIEVSDPMVDVVVENLVIESDNLMPNVVEFGSDNYFRWGRKKISNKRDNKIMISGSGVQADLRDVSYYIKKKEGFPSITDRGVMDIFLGGEGISFKIAASNAQKKDNEHFVKLDTVSVSIKNMDIKLKKSNHKMLFKTFKPILFRVVRPALQKVLEEQIRKAFNDADAFAHDINTEAKRAQKAAREDPDNAPGIFARYADAVRARTQAKAKKAEEIVKRDTKVQTVMTLHDSIFPSIELPGGVSSKATEYADLATKGERWESPIFSIGNAKESTDIPTQEAITRKPHETTSTPDAPGAPGASGAAGAAGLATTVPTNGTSKVTGNSTRGFSDEVDQAFIKTTNGTTVTAPTITNPPGTAVTNPTIINPTGTNGSTVIN; from the exons atgtctTCCAAGGCTGTGAACCGTCCCACGGACACCaagcagaaggagaag GATATCAACCAGAAGCTGCAATGGTTTGGCATGTACCATG CCTTCAAAAACAGCAAGCTGCCGTCG AACAAACAATGCGATATCGCCCTGAACAGTGCCCTGACATCCAAGGTTCTTACCTCCCCGCCGGCCGAGCTGTCCGCCGAGGGTAAGGTTCTCGTCAGGGATCTGCGCAATGTCAtcgagcaggccaagaagctgcTCCTATCGAAGAACGAGGGTGAACTGCTGCAGGAGTTCATCTGGCAGTCCCAGCAGATCTCCGCCGGAAACTTGAACACATCTGTTCCCGTCGACAAGGAGACCGGCAAGCAGGATGGCCAGAAGACGGTCGAGGGTCTCAAGACCCTGGGAACGCTTCTGATCACCAATGGCGAATTCCGCAAAATCC TGAGCGACGCCACCGTCCTCATCAAGGacatcgccgccgacgcGTCGCAGAAGGCTGCCGACCAGGTCCGTCCGTCGGAAGACCAGCTCGCGCAGATTGACGAGCCTGCGGAGGCGAACGTCTGGCACGAGAAGCCCAATATCTCCAAGGAGGACATGAAGTCCAAGTtccagagaaagaaggga GACAAGTCGAGCATTGCTTCCAACAATGACGATGCCTCGGTAGCCCAATCCGACATGAGCAAGGATAGCCGGGCTCGTGAATACgccgagaagaccaagaacTACTTGTCCGACAAGGTTCCCAAGGAGCGTCGCGAGCAGATCATCTGGCGtctgaagaagatggtcaTTGAGGTCCAGGGCCATGCTGACTACCAGCAAGCCATTGAAACCCTGCTGAGCATTGCGGAGAAGTATGCTGGCCACACCAAGTCCGTTGGTCAGCAGAGCTCTGGCAACCTGAAAGACTTCCGCGGCACCGACAGTGTGCAGGCCGCTGAGAATTGCCTACGG ACTCTCATCGAGCGCTTCGCCAACAACACCTCTTTGAGCGATTTCTTCGACTCCTTGAACAAGATCTACACTGATGCCGACAAGGATCCCGAGCTGCGGGGATGGTTCAAGAACGTGGACACCTACATCAG GAAATGTCTGCGTGAGCAAGGGTTCATcatggaggacgaggccaaCCGCCAATGGAATGAGCTGTATGACAAGGGCCGCTATCTGCTGCGTGAGCGTTACAGGGACCACACCAACCGCATTGGGGATGAGATCAAGTTCTTGGCGGATCAGTTCGACAAGGACGCGCAAAACAAGGCCCTCGCCGAGTCGATCCAGCAGCTCTTCAAGGACCTGGGCCGGAACACGGGCGGCGAAGTGGTGTTCAAGCAGGACTTGCTCAAGGACGTGGGCAATATCATTTTGCCAGGCATTTTCGAGAATGTCCGCTACGTCCCAATCCCGCGTATCGAGGTGTCCGATCCCATGGTCGACGTCGTGGTCGAGAACCTGGTCATTGAAAGCGACAACCTGATGCCCAACGTTGTCGAGTTCGGCAGTGACAACTACTTCCGCTGGggccgcaagaagatcagcAACAAGCGGGACAACAAGATCATGATCTCTGGGTCTGGCGTTCAAGCCGATCTGCGTGATGTCAGCTACTacatcaagaagaaggagggcTTCCCCTCGATCACCGACCGGGGTGTCATGgacatcttcctcggtggCGAAGGCATCAGCTTCAAGATTGCTGCTTCCAACGCTCAGAAGAAGGACAATGAGCACTTCGTCAAGCTGGACACCGTGTCCGTGAGCATCAAGAACATGGACATCAAGCTGAAGAAGTCCAACCACAAGATGCTCTTCAAGACGTTCAAGCCCATTCTCTTCCGCGTGGTCCGTCCCGCTCTGCAGAAGGTcctggaggagcagatccGCAAGGCCTTCAATGACGCCGACGCCTTCGCCCACGATATTAACACCGAGGCCAAGCGTGCTCAGAAGGCCGCCCGTGAGGATCCCGACAACGCGCCGGGCATCTTCGCCCGCTACGCCGACGCCGTCCGGGCTCGCACGCaagccaaggccaagaaggctgAGGAGATCGTCAAGCGTGACACCAAGGTCCAGACCGTCATGACTCTCCACGACTCCATCTTCCCGTCCATCGAGCTGCCCGGCGGCGTTTCCAGCAAGGCCACCGAGTATGCCGACCTCGCTACCAAGGGCGAGCGCTGGGAGTCGCCCATCTTCAGCATTGGCAACGCCAAGGAGTCTACCGACATCCCCACCCAGGAAGCTATTACCCGCAAGCCCCATGaaaccaccagcaccccTGACGCTCCTGGCGCCCCTGGTGCTTCTGGTGCCGCTGGTGCCGCTGGCCTCGCAACCACGGTCCCCACGAACGGCACGTCCAAGGTGACTGGGAACTCCACTCGTGGCTTCTCGGATGAAGTTGACCAGGCCTTTATCAAGACTACCAACGGCACCACGGTCACCGCTCccaccatcaccaacccCCCGGGCACCGCGGTCACTAACCCTACGATCATCAACCCCACGGGCACCAACGGGTCAACCGTGATCAACTAA
- a CDS encoding uncharacterized protein (ID:PFLUO_008892-T1.cds;~source:funannotate): MAAVPQDTSFRPTWQLKSIFAVVGLLNFVAALDATSVSVSLPTISNDLGGTATEAFWTGTSFLVASCVFQPVFSLSSDIFGRKAVLLAAVVSFTLGSILSAVSQNFALLLTGRSIQGIGGGGIMALTEILIADLIPLRERGKWMSIRSGTWALGTVVGPLIGGGFTQSSAGWRWIFWINLPFCGLGLILIPIFLKLHHDKVSLRDKLATVDYLGSVLFVASLTAFLIPLTWGGVMYAWSSWHTLLPLILGAAGLLAFAAYECLVPSRPLIPPVIFNNRTVSLNLLGSFLHGVILWALVYYLPLYYEGVLGFSPVMSGVAVFPETFTVAPISVITGIVAAKVGRYRWALWAGWPLSSLGLGLLYLLDANTPTAKWVCLNLVAGIGLGMLYPTVMLAVQVAADPAYQSITVTMTTFFRVLGQAVGVAIGGVVFQNRIKHNFNNHPSLGRSADQYASDASSLVEYIKALASDSPQRHLIESLYADSLSIVWIVMCTVAALGFLTSLFSKSYSMNRNFSSSQGLRAGSQASDEESTSSTEDFKGLIGITEADMNVRQHLHPR; encoded by the exons ATGGCGGCTGTTCCTCAGGATACTTCGTTTCGTCCTACCTGGCAGCTCAAATCTATCTTCGCCGTGGTAGGGCTGCTCAACTTTGTGGCTGCACTCGACGCAACCTCTGTATCAGTCTCGCTGCCG ACCATCTCCAATGACCTTGGCGGAACAGCAACAGAAGCCTTCTGGACAGGCACATCCTTCCTGGTAGCGTCATGCGTCTTCCAACCGGTCTTCTCCCTATCATCCGACATCTTCGGCCGCAAAGCCGTCCTCCTCGCAGCCGTGGTATCCTTCACCCTCGGCTCCATCCTCTCAGCCGTCTCCCAAAActtcgccctcctcctcaccggCCGCTCCATTCaaggcatcggcggcggcgggatCATGGCCCTCACCGAGATCCTCATCGCAGACCTCATCCCGCTGCGCGAGCGCGGCAAGTGGATGAGCATCCGCTCCGGCACCTGGGCGCTGGGCACCGTCGTCGGCCCGCTCATCGGCGGCGGGTTCACGCAGTCGTCTGcaggctggcgctggatcttctggatcaACCTGCCCTTCTGTGGCCTGGGCCTGATTCTGATTCCCATCTTCCTGAAACTGCACCATGACAAAGTCTCGCTGCGAGACAAGCTCGCCACCGTGGACTATCTCGGCTCCGTCTTGTTCGTCGCTTCCCTCACGGCCTTCCTCATCCCGCTCACCTGGGGCGGCGTCATGTACGCCTGGAGCTCGTGGCACACGCTCCTCCCTCTGATCCTCGGTGCGGCCGGGCTACTCGCCTTCGCCGCGTACGAGTGTCTCGTCCCGTCTCGCCCGCTCATCCCGCCGGTGATCTTCAACAACCGCACGGTCTCGCTCAACCTCCTGGGCAGCTTCCTGCACGGCGTCATCCTCTGGGCACTCGTCTACTATCTCCCGCTCTACTACGAGGGCGTGCTGGGCTTCAGCCCCGTGATGTCCGGCGTCGCCGTGTTCCCAGAGACATTCACCGTGGCCCCCATTTCCGTGATCACGGGCATCGTCGCCGCGAAAGTCGGCCGGTACCGCTGGGCCCTCTGGGCCGGCTggccgctctcctcgctgggGCTGGGCCTGCTGTATCTCCTCGACGCCAACACCCCAACCGCGAAATGGGTCTGTCTGaacctcgtcgccggcaTCGGTCTGGGCATGCTCTACCCAACCGTCATGCTCGCAGTGCAAGTCGCCGCCGACCCGGCATACCAGTCCATCACCGtgacgatgacgaccttCTTCCGGGTGCTGGGCCAGGCGGTCGGCGTGGCTATCGGCGGGGTGGTGTTTCAGAACCGCATCAAGCATAACTTCAACAATCACCCGTCTCTGGGCCGGTCTGCGGATCAGTATGCAAGCGATGCGTCGAGTCTGGTGGAGTATATCAAGGCTCTGGCCTCGGACAGTCCGCAGCGTCACTTGATTGAGTCGCTGTACGCGGACTCGCTATCGATTGTCTGGATTGTTATGTGCACTGTGGCCGCTCTGGGCTTCCTGACTAGTCTTTTCTCAAAGTCATACTCCATGAACCGGAACTTTTCGTCTAGTCAGGGCTTGAGGGCCGGCTCTCAGGCGTCGGATGAGGAGTCTACCAGTTCTACTGAAGATTTCAAGGGCTTAATAGGGATAACGGAGGCTGATATGAATGTTCgccaacatcttcatccacgTTAG